CATGGTCCTTATGTGTAAAAATCAGATCTATACCTTCCATCTGTTGTTTGATTTCAAAGACGCGGTCAAAAGAATATTGCTTTAGATATTGATGGTAATAGCGATCTAACAAAACACACAGCTTTTGCTCCCTTTCCAAATCTGACTTAAAATTACTTTTAAGGGGCATAGTACGGTTGTTGGTTTTAAGCAGAAGAACTAAACCTGAATTTTAGCGGCTAGGGCTTCGGCAATTTTTTCTACTACGCCTACCACAAGGGCATTTCCCATGAAAAAGGCGCGTTTGGTATCACTTATACCTTCTAATAACGTATGATTATCAGGAAACATATTTAAACGCTCTAATTCAACCGGTGTTAAACGCCGTAGTCCCTTTTGAGATTGTATTACATGTTTAAAACGAGATGGTGATTTTCCACCTTCCCCTGTAATAATAGTTCTTGAAGCATTGTCCAGAGCATCTGGAAAAATCATTCCGCCTTCACTGTAATTGTATGTGAATCCGGTTTTGGCAGTCCGCACCTCTTTTTTGGCGCCCTTTAAGTATTCCCATTTAGGGAAATCCTCCTCTGGAATATAAAATTCTTCGGTTACCTCGCCGTTTTGAAGCACATCGCCTAAAACAGCACGTTTCCCTGCATAACTGGATTCTGTTTTTACGGTGAATACCTTACCATTTATAAACACACCAGAGTTTTGAAACGGAGATAACTTTTCACCTAAATTAAAGTTATCGGAGATATGAACTAAATCACCTTCAATCTTAAAAGAACTAGGTTTTTGAGTGGTTTGCTGTACAGGTAATGCTGAAGCAATAGTCCCCAATGATAGCACCCAATCAGCAGGGTTGGCCTTTTTCAAAGATTTATAAAGGGGAGTTGATTTATGATATCCCAAGAAAAAGATGCGTCTTCGCCGTTGTGGCATACCGTAATCTGCGGCATTAATAACCCGCCATTCTACGGCATAACCCAAATCATCAAGACTTTTTAACATAATAGCAAAATCACGCCCACGTTGGGCAGAAGGTGATTTCAACAAACGGTCTACATTTTCAAGAAATAAGTATTTGGGCGGATTCTTCTTTTCCGAGAGTATTTTATGAATACTCCACCACAGCACACCTTTTTTACCAATAAGGCCTTTGGAGTTCTGTAATGTAGTAGCTACGGAGTAATCTTGACACGGAAATCCGCCAACCAGCACATCCGCATCGGGAATGGTTTGGGTTTCTACTTCCGCAATATCTTGGTTACTGTGGTTTTCTTTTCCAAAATTGGCTTCGTACACTAAAGAAGCATGTTGCGCTTTGGTAGAAGGCTCCCATTGGTTGCTCCAGACTACCTCATATTGTCCTGTTTTTTCCAATCCGAGGCGAAATCCTCCTACGCCTGCGAAAAGTTCTATTGCCTTGAGTTTGCTCATTTGCGATAAAATTACATAATTTCACTATGGCAAAGTAAATTGGTTAATAGATTTAAAAATGAAGCAATATAAGTTAGGAAGTTTGATCACTGTTTTTTTAGTACTGCTTATGATTTCGTGTACCAAACAGAGCGAGAAAGAGGCGAAGTTATTGGAGAGCATTTCAGAGGTAAAAAAACAATATGCACCAGACAAAAGAACCGCTCTTTTTGATATTCATACTTTTATAAATACAGAAAAGTATATTTTAATAGGTGAAAGTAATATTCCGGAAGCAGTAGCGCTTTTGAAAACCAAGCTGGATGCCGAGAACATCATGTATGAGAGCAGAATAAAAATATTACCCTCTGAAGATTTGGAGGGCAAGACCCATGCGGTTGTCAATATTTCTGTAGCCAACCTTAGAAGTGAACCCAAACATTCTGCAGAATTGGCCACACAGGCAACTTTGGGGACTCCGGTAAAGGTTTTGAAGAAAGAAGAAAATTGGTATTACATTCAAACTCCCGA
This genomic interval from Zobellia roscoffensis contains the following:
- the dcm gene encoding DNA (cytosine-5-)-methyltransferase → MSKLKAIELFAGVGGFRLGLEKTGQYEVVWSNQWEPSTKAQHASLVYEANFGKENHSNQDIAEVETQTIPDADVLVGGFPCQDYSVATTLQNSKGLIGKKGVLWWSIHKILSEKKNPPKYLFLENVDRLLKSPSAQRGRDFAIMLKSLDDLGYAVEWRVINAADYGMPQRRRRIFFLGYHKSTPLYKSLKKANPADWVLSLGTIASALPVQQTTQKPSSFKIEGDLVHISDNFNLGEKLSPFQNSGVFINGKVFTVKTESSYAGKRAVLGDVLQNGEVTEEFYIPEEDFPKWEYLKGAKKEVRTAKTGFTYNYSEGGMIFPDALDNASRTIITGEGGKSPSRFKHVIQSQKGLRRLTPVELERLNMFPDNHTLLEGISDTKRAFFMGNALVVGVVEKIAEALAAKIQV